ATCTCTATAGGTTGTTTTATGTACTTACCTCCCACATCTCTATAAGTTGTTTTATGTACTTACCTGCACTTACCTAACACATCTCTATAGGTTGTTTTATGTACTTACCTGCACTTACCTCACACATCTCTATAAGTTGTTTTATGTACTTACCTGCACTTACCTAACACATCTCTATAGGTTGTTTAATGTACTTAACTGCACTTACCTAACACATCTCTATAGGTTGTTTTATGTACTTACCTGCACTTACCTCCCACATCTCTATAGGTTGTTATATGTACTTACCTCCCACATCTCTATAGGTTGTTTTATGTACTTACCTGCACTTACCTAACACATCTCTATAGGTtgttatatgtacttacctgcactTACCTAACACATCTCTATAGGTTGTTTAATGTACTTACCTGCACTTACCTAACACATCTCTATAGGTTGTTTAATGTACTTACCTGCACTTACCTAACACATCTCTATAGGTTGTTTTATGTACTTACCTGCACTTACCTAACACATCTCTATAGATTGTTTTATGTACTTACCTGCACTTACCTAACACATCTCTATAGTTTTTTTGCAAGAGGGGAACAAAGCGGCTTTGTGCCGTGTCCTTGTATCAGTAGATTTGGTTCCAGCTGCTTCTGTGTATTTCTTTTTGCATATTTTGTGTAAATAAAGATGTAGCATTTTTGTGCCAAGTCTCTGTGTACAGAGGAAGAGATGAGAACGTCATAGGAAATCACACGAGTTAGGAGTGACAGATGGTGACAGCGTGAGAGGGAAAATAAAAAAGCTGGATATAGAGAAACCAAATAATGTATTTGTTTCACAGCtgggcagtcattttaccccttggctgtgaGTAACCTACAAATaatcattttacctctttggctgccagtgaCACACATTTACAGTAGGGAATTACTCCCCCTTGACTGACCTTTAATTTATGCTctgtatttgtaatgcattgaagcATAGGAggtcttttacatttagctaacattcagggactttaaaaaaattttttttaaaaaaattgacatttatatgtacagtatttttatGAAGATTTTACTCCACAGTCATCTAAACTACTCAGGGCAGTTAACTGTTgacttctactgagcatgtcttcactaaCTGTTGtcttctactgagcatgtcttCATTAACTGACTTTTACTGAGCATGTCTTCATTAACTGTTgacttctactgagcatgtcttCATTAACTAATTTTTTCTGAGCATCTCTTCATTAACTGTTgacttctactgagcatgtcttCATTAACTGTTgacttctactgagcatgtcttCATCAACTGTTGATTTCTACTGAGCATGTCTTCATTAACTACTgacttctactgagcatgtcttAATTAACTGTTgacttctactgagcatgtcttTAATAACGTTGATTTCTACTGAGCATATCTTCATTAACTGTTGCCTTCTACTAAGCATGTCTTTATTAAATGTTGACTTATACTGAGCATGTCTTTAATAACGTTGTTTTCTACTGAGCATGTCTTCATTAACCGCTgacttctactgagcatgtcttTATTAActaacttctactgagcatgtcttTATTAACTGTTgacttctactgagcatgtcttTAATAACATTGATTTCTACTGTGCATGTCTTCATAAACTATTgacttctactgagcatgtctttattaactgtttacttctactgagcatgtcttTATTAACTGTTgacttctactgagcatgtcttTAATAACGTTgacttctactgagcatgtcttCATTAACTGCTgacttctactgagcatgtcttTATTAACTGTTgacttctactgagcatgtcttTATTAACTgacttctactgagcatgtcttCATTAACCGCTgacttctactgagcatgtcttTATTAACTGTTgacttctactgagcatgtcttTATTAACTGACTTCTACTGAGCATTTCTTCATTAACCGCTgacttctactgagcatgtcttTATTAACTGACTTCTAACTGAGCATGTCTTCATTAACTGCTGACTTCTGCTGAGCATGCCTTTATTAACTGTTgacttctactgagcatgtcttTATTAACTGTTgacttctactgagcatgtcttTAATAATGTTgacttctactgagcatgtcttTATTAACTGTTgacttctactgagcatgtcttTAATAACGTTgacttctactgagcatgtcttTATTAACTGTTGACTTCTACTGAGCATGCTTGAAATATATCATAAAAATAGACTTTAAACCTTTATATCTCAGTAATTGCTGcttgttttatgtttttaagcaataaaaaagtACCCGGTGGACAATTCAATTGATCTATGCCAAATTTCATAGAAatgtgtgcagtttttttttaacataaaaaatattacttttttcaACACTATATACTGCAAAAATACTCAATTAATTTACTTCAAATTCACAAAATTTACAATCACTGAGTGCCTAAAAAAATTCATAATTTCAAAGAAACTGATTCACACTGTCCAAAGCTACAATATCTGAAAAATATGGTTTAACAGCATACACGCACTcacatatacaataaaaatataaaataaatacatatacgtaAATATATTGAATTATTATATAAACATCATTTTGTATGAATTTATTTGAACACGTAAAAAAAGTTTTGATTGCTCAATTATAAAacagaaatataaaattaaatgcaAAGTgaacatatataattttatgttttaATAGTAAGGAACgtttattaatattaattacaacatttaaaaattagaaactgcaaacaaacaaaaaagattcGGTCCTAAATGGGGTTCAGTGCaattatacgtatatatatatatatttatatatatacacatatatatgagaaagagagagagagagcaagagaactgCTTATAgctttataaaacataaaaaaattataaaactaaaacaaacagaaaaaaaatatccaaaaacagTTATTCCTGTTATTCCTGTCCcccttgaaaaaataaaataaaatacaaaacaaaaagttaaaaatatttatagtcctctaaaaatatttaaaaaaaatagatatattaaagggacatttcggtcaaaatttaaatgcacatacctGTACCGTAGATGAAATACATCtttgtataaaaacatattttcaatatacatgtactggtacaaatgcttctagtaaagttatcactggtttagtgttagTTGTCTGTGCATGTGcacgtgaggcatagctagatatcctcagtgcaccagcagtttaaatactgcagctgctcagagcaccagtggggcttgtatcatgttggcaattaacaaattgagtcattaccaaatggtaaaagcaccttaggctctctgagcaagtgctggtgcacggagcatacttacatacacagttGAACCAGCTATATcttatattagaagcatttttgtaattacCTGTATATTACACAAAGGCTTCTATTCAacactgaaatgtatccatgtggatccTAATTTTGTCTGGACTGTAACTTTATCCCATTCATAGCCTTCTGGCTCATAGGAGACAAAAAAGAAACACCTTCATTTCATGACAATATGATTCAGGTGATGATGTCATAGAGATGTCACAAGATAATGCTCCAAGCTGCAGGACACCTGCAGTGACATGGAATACATCTGGCACAGGGGAATATAAATCAGTGACATGGAATACATCTGGCACAGGGGAATAGAAATCAGGGACATGGAATACATCTGGCACAGGGGAATATAAATCAGGGACatgtaaattaaaacattttgggtttatatttttttgttgacATGAGATATACCATAACACTGCAGTTCCTATAAACGGAGAGatttaataaatagttttatattttttacaatctATCGGTTTTTAGTCCTTTTTTGCCAGTTCGCACTCTCTCTTGACTCGTGAGAAGGGTCCCAGTTCTTTGCAGAAAATGAAATCCCAGAGGACTCGTCCCCATGAAGTGTGGTAAGGAAGCGTATCGTAATACTCGGAGGCGATTTTACGCACCTAGGGAACGAAGGTGAAAGTTAGAATATGGAGTTTGAAGGAATAGGAAGAGGATATAGTTAAAGTAAGGAGACAAGGGGGTACAGACAATgacaaagagaaggaggagaggggacagtggtAGAGAGATAGAGGAAAGGGGAcaatgacagagagaaggaggagaggggacaatGACAGAGAGAAGAAGGAGAAGGGCAGTGACAGAGAAAATGAGGAGAAGGGGAGTGACAGAGAAAATGAGAAGGGACAatgacagagagaaggagaggggacagtgacagagagaagaaggagaggggacagtgacataGAAAATGAGGAGAAGGGAcaatgacagagagaaggaggagaggggacagtgacagagagaatgaagagaggggacagtgacagagaaagggagaggggacattgagagagagaaataggagaggggacagtgacaggaACCAGTGAGTCAGGTATTGATTGAGTACATCCCTTTGTCACCTGTTTGCACACATCACACAATACAAAGTCTGTCCTGGAGACCCAACCTGTTGCCACAACTGAACTTTGAAGCCTGATCTGGTTAACAAGTAACTATGGCCACACTAATGAGCTAATTATTACTGATGAGCAGAGCCTGAACATGTGTCATATGTGTGAGTTGTATGATTCATCTCCTTGCTTGAAAGAAACATAAAAGTTCCTCTATTGTAAAGCCCAGCAGTAAAGCAATAACAATGTAATACATGGACATTATGCTACATCTAGACATGTtcatttcttattatttttttttgcatgaaaaagttatATAAATGCttattatatgtaaatattaaCTAATACCACTGTATCAGTTGGGCACTGCCTACAAATGATCACTGGCTGATGGGCACTGCCTACTATTGTTCATTGGCTGATGGGCACTTTCTacttatgctcactggctgataggcactgccTTCTAatgttcttattggctgatgggcaCTGCGTACTAATGGTCACTGGCTGATGGGCACTGCCTACTATTGTTCATTGGCTGATGGGCACTTTCTacttatgctcactggctgataggcactgccTTCTAatgttcttattggctgatgggcaCTGCCTACTAAtggtcactggctgataggcactacctactaatgttcattggctgataggcactgccTACTAAtggtcactggctgataggcactacctactaatgttcattggctgatagacactgcctactaatgctcactggctgatgggcACTGCCTACTTTTGTTCATTGGCTGATGGGCactgcctactaatgctcattggctgatggacaatgcctactaatgctcactggctgatgggcAATGCCTATTAATGCTCATTTACTGATGGGCAATGCCTAATAATGATCAATGGGTAATGGGCactgcctactaatgctcattgtctgatgggcactgcctactaatgttcattggctgataggcactgcctactaatgctcattggctgatgggcaCTGCCTACTAATGCACACTGGCTGATGGGCACTGTCtagtaatgctcattggctgataggcactgccttctaatgttcattggctgatggaCACTGcctactaatgatcactggctgatgGCActgcctactaatgttcattggctgatgggcactgcctactaatgttcattggctgatggacactgcctactaatgttcattggctgataggcactgcctactaatgttcattggctgatgggCACTGTCtagtaatgctcattggctgataggcactgccttctaatgttcattggctgatgggCACTGcctactaatgatcactggctgatgGCActgcctactaatgttcattggctgatgggCACTGCcttctaatgttcattggctgatgggCACtgtctactaatgttcattggctgatgaacacttcctactaatgatcactggctgatgGCActgcctactaatgttcattggctgatgggCACTGCCTACTAATGTTACTTGGCTGATGGGCACtgcctattaatgctcactggctgataggcactgccTTCTAATGTCCATTGGCTGATGGGCACTGCCTACTATTGaacactggctgataggcactgccTACTAATGTTCATTTGCTGATAGGCactgcctactaatgctcattggctgatgggcactgcctactaatgctcattggctgataggcactgccAACTAATGATTAATAGGCGATGGGCactgcctactaatgctcattggctgatgggcactgcatactaatgttcattggctgatgggCGCTGCCTACTAATGTTACTTGGCTGATGGGCACTGCCTacttatgctcactggctgataggcactgccTTCTAATGTTAATTGGCTGATGGGCACTGCCtagtaatgctcactggctgatgggAAATGcctacaaatgctcattggctgatgggcaCTGCCTACTATTGCTCACTGGCTAATGGGCACTTCCTAATAATGATcattgtacttcctgctaatgttcttggctgatagttacttcctgctaatgctcagtaTTTACAACCCAATAATATTATCAGAACGGATGATGTTGTAATCATTGCAATTTAATTAGGTTTCAATGCATATTTTTTCAGGAAAAAGttggcaaaacattttttaataatgcTCTTTAATATGAAAGTCAGTATGTTCAATATTTAGTTATCTAAACTGCAATGCTCACTTTGATATATAAATGTGCTACATATTCTTATAATTCTCTGCTTGTGATTTTAGTAAATTGGAACTGATAGTTCAATGTGTATGTTGTGGTTGTTACTTCATAGACACAGAATTATAGTTTTCTGTCTCCGTAATTTATTATTGCAACATGAAGGTATCATTTACTGAGCTCTCACGGATTACTAATGGGTCATGTATGATACGAACGTTTCAATGGATATGAAGGGTCTGTTTTCATTAGATTTTTTGCATATTGCCTCTGTTATAATGATTTGCCTAGAATCCAGCctgatgtgtgtaattatattaatatataattatttaaatatgtaattatgtAAACATTATATTAATAAACTACCTACTGTATCCTGATCCTGATGCAGTCAAGGTGTCCTTTAGAAAGcgacccagcactgtctgagtctgccctgataatgtgcagtcaagaGGCCTCTGTGCAATAGATACCCAGCGTTATCTGAACCTGTCCTGATAAATATACAGTCAGGAGGTCAcaatgcaatagacacccagcactgtctgagcctgtcctgataatgtgcagtcaggggacaCCATACAGTAAACAGACACCTAgccctgtctgagcctgtcctgatattgTACAGTCAGAAGGTCACCATACactaaacagacactcagcactgtctaagcctgtcctgataatgtacagtcagaGGGGCACCGTGCAGTAAACACACCAAATATTGACTGAGCCTGTCATGATAATGTACAGTCAGAGGGGCACCATACAGTAAACATATAcctagcactgtctgagcctgtcctggtaATGCATACTTAGAGGGGCACCATACAGTAAACAGATACCTAGCAATACCTGAGCCTGTCCTGAAGATTTTAGTTGAGGGTGTATTTTAGATAAACTGGAAAAACCAGTTTTTGATGCAATCCTAATTATTAGGTAACTGATTGTCCTACAATTATATCATAACTCTGCCAATGTTTTACTCTTTAATGCTGTAAAAGCTAAAGCTGAATTACATTACTTCATATTATACAAGTTAACTCTCTGAGCCTAAAACACAATAACTTACCAGCGGAAGTTTGCTCCCAGGAATACTGGGAAAATCATGATGCTCCATGTGGTATCCAACATTGAAGGTCAACCAGTTAAGAGGTCCATAGTAGGAATATGTCTCAAAACCTTTGAGAAACATGTAGTGTTCTGCTATGAAATGCCCTGATATGGGATGAAATCCCATAGACAATATAGACCCAGCCAGCAGATATACAACTGGTTTCAGACCCCACAGAGAGTAGAGGACCCAGTCAAACGAGAACTGTACCAGAGCATTTATAATCTCCAGGTGGGTGACAGGTTTTGGGTTGACGTACAGCGGTCGCAAGACATAGAGTAGGGGCTGTAAAATAATCCATACAACTTTGCGTGTTGGGGTGCAGAAGAAATGTCCCTCAAAGTCTGTGGGGATGTCAACATCCAAGCCATCTCCTCCTAGGTACCTGTGATGGTCAATGTGATATTTCTTGAACGATGTTGAGTAGGGCATCGCAATTGGAAGGTTGGCAAACATCCCAAAGAAACGGTTCAATTTTGCCGATTTGTTGCCAAAGGCTACGTTGTGAGAAATGTCATGGATAGCTAAAGTTAGGGAGTGATTAATAACACCTCCAAGTACGTAGGACCAGAAGATTAGCCACTTCCAGGACAGGTCATGGACTAGATAGCAGCAAAGGATTTGGAAGAGAACCATGGAGGAGACAATCCACTTGAGATGCGGGTCAGGACCCATCAGGTTCTTGATCTCAGGGTACTTggctaaaacaaaaatatatggaattagtaaaactttaaaacagacTGATGGACTGTAGAGTATGTACATTCTTCCAActgggtgacacagtgatacagacttaGGGGCATGTGAGATGGTTCATCCTACTGCAAGACACAGTAACACAGTCATGGAGAACTAAGTGTCTGTTACTTTCCCCTGCAGGGTGACATAGTTATTGTGAGGCAGAATTTGACCCTCCCTCACAGGGTGAATAAATGACACAGAGGCAGGGACCTGGGAATCTATTTCTCCCCCCACAGAGTGACACACACAGATAGGCCTGAAATTGTGTCCCTCACAAGACACCTGAGACTGTGTCTTTCCTTCTAGAAggtgacacagtcacacacacacacacacacacacacacacacacacacagggacctaAGGTTCTGCCCTTCCCCATCCTGGGTGACAGAATGATACAGTAAAAGAAGGAACCTGGGTGTCTGGTTATTCCCCCAGGGTAACACATTGGCAGAGACACAGGAACCTGTAAATCTGTCCCTTCCCTTAGAGAAGGGTCTAGAACTCCTAGAActcttctaccccccccccccccagcaccgtGATACGAAAGCAGCCACCTGGAGTCGTTCCACCCCCAACAGACCCAAATGCCTTAGAGTCTGTCTCTGCCCCTGCAGGGAGACAGTGCTACAGATTAGCTACCTTGATATCTGTCACTCCCCCCACAGGGTGATCTTGATACCTGTCACTCCCAACACAGGGTGACCAGGATATCTGTCACTCCCCACACAGGGGACCTGGATTTTTGTCATTCCACCCACAGGGCAACCTACATATCTGTGACTACACCCACAGGGTGACCTAGATATCTGTCACCACTCCCACAAGGTGACCAGGATATCTGTCATTCCCCCCATAGAGCGACCTGGATATCTGTCACTACTCCCACAAGGAGACCTGGATATCTCCCCACAGGAGACTTGAGGATCTAACCCTTCCCCCGGCACACAGTGACAGCTACAGGGATTATTTCTAGTGTTACATAATGACACAGACTCAGGGACTAGACAGTCTGTATAACCCCCTGCACGGTGACACAAAGACAGGTAAAGGGACATGAGAGTCAGTTATAGTGTAACATAATGACACAGACTCAGGGACTAGGGAGTCTGTATTACCCCCTGAGAGTCAGTTATAGTGTTTCATAATGACACAGACTCAGGGACTAGGGAGTCTGTATTACCCCCTGAGAGTCAGTTATAGTGTTTCATAATGACACAGACTCAGGGACTAGGGAGTCTGTATTACCCCCTGAGAGTCAGTTATAGTGTTTCATAATAACACAGACTCAGGGACAAGGGAGTCTGTATTACCCCCTGAGAGTCagttatagtcttacataatgacACAGACTCAGGGACTAGGCAATCTGTATTACCCCCTAAGAGTCAGTTATAGGGTTACATAATGACACAGACTCAGGGACAAGGGAGTCTGTATTACCCCCTGAGAGTCAATTATAGTGTTACATAATGACACAGCCTCAGGGACTAGCAAGTCGGTATTACCCCCTGAGAGTCAGTTATAGTGTTACATAATGACACAGACTCAGGGACTAGCGAGTCTGTATTACCCCTGAGAGTCAGTTATAGTGTTACATAATGACACAGCCTCAGGGACTAGCAAGTCTGTATTACCCCTTGAGAGTCAGTTATAGTGTAACATAATGACACAGCCTCAGGGACTAGCAAGTCGGTATTACCCCCTGAGAGACAGTTATAGTGTTACATAATGACACAGACTCAGGGACTAGCAAGTCTGTATTACACCCTAAAAGTCAGTTATAGTGTTACATAATGACACAGCCTCAGGGACTAGCGAGTCTGTATTACCCCTGAGAGTCAGTTATAGTGTTAGATAGTGACACAGACTCAGGGACTAGGCAATCTGTATTACCCCCAGAGagtcatttatagtgttacataatgATACAGACTCAGGGACTAGGGAGTCTGTATTACCCCCTGAGAGTCAGTTATAGTGTTACATAATGACACAGACTCAGGGACTAGCGAGTCTGTATTACCCCCTGAGAGTCAGTTATAGTGTTACATAATGACACAGCCTCAGGGACTACCGTGTCTGTATTACCCCCTGAGAGTCAGTTATAGTGTTACATAATGACACAAACTCAGGGACTAGGCAGTCTGTATTACCCCCTGAGAGTGAGTATTAGTGTTACATAATGACACAGCCTCAGGGACTAGGGAGTCTGTATTACCCCCTGAGAGTCAGTTATAGTGTTTCATAATAACACAGACTCAGGGACAAGGGAGTCTGTATTACCCCCTGAGAGTCagttatagtcttacataatgacACAGACTCAGGGACTAGGCAATCTGTATTACCCCCTAAGAGTCAGTTATAGGGTTACATAATGACACAGACTCAGGGACAAGGGAGTCTGTATTACCCCCTGAGAGTCAATTATAGTGTTACATAATGACACAGCCTCAGGGACTAGCAAGTCGGTATTACCCCCTGAGAGTCAGTTATAGTGTTACATAATGACACAGACTCAGGGACTAGCGAGTCTGTATTACCCCTGAGAGTCAGTTATAGTGTTACATAATGACACAGCCTCAGGGACTAGCAAGTCTGTATTACCCCTTGAGAGTCAGTTATAGTGTAACATAATGACACAGCCTCAGGGACTAGCAAGTCGGTATTACCCCCTGAGAGACAGTTATAGTGTTACATAATGACACAGACTCAGGGACTAGCAAGTCTGTATTACACCCTAAAAGTCAGTTATAGTGTTACATAATGACACAGCCTCAGGGACTAGCGAGTCTGTATTACCCCTGAGAGTCAGTTATAGTGTTAGATAGTGACACAGACTCAGGGACTAGGCAATCTGTATTACCCCCAGAGagtcatttatagtgttacataatgATACAGACT
The nucleotide sequence above comes from Bombina bombina isolate aBomBom1 chromosome 7, aBomBom1.pri, whole genome shotgun sequence. Encoded proteins:
- the LOC128636156 gene encoding sphingolipid delta(4)-desaturase/C4-monooxygenase DES2, with product MGNRVVRGNFEWVYTDQPHSDRRKEILAKYPEIKNLMGPDPHLKWIVSSMVLFQILCCYLVHDLSWKWLIFWSYVLGGVINHSLTLAIHDISHNVAFGNKSAKLNRFFGMFANLPIAMPYSTSFKKYHIDHHRYLGGDGLDVDIPTDFEGHFFCTPTRKVVWIILQPLLYVLRPLYVNPKPVTHLEIINALVQFSFDWVLYSLWGLKPVVYLLAGSILSMGFHPISGHFIAEHYMFLKGFETYSYYGPLNWLTFNVGYHMEHHDFPSIPGSKLPLVRKIASEYYDTLPYHTSWGRVLWDFIFCKELGPFSRVKRECELAKKD